GAATGGCAGGGCCGGCACGAGGAGCCGGTCGTGGTATAGACGTCGGGAAGTGATAGGGGGACGCCGATGCGTGACGTGGACGTCATTGTGATTGGCAGCGGGCAGGGAGGCGTGCCGTTCGCGGTGAAGATGTCGTATCGCGGCAAGCGGACGGCGTTGATCGAGCGGAGCGACCTGGGCGGGAGCTGCGTGAATTTCGGCTGCACCCCGTCCAAGGCGTTTCTGGGATCGGCCCAGGCCATCGGCCGGGCGCGTCACGCAGCGGGACTGGGCGCGGAATGCCGGGTCAAGGCGCATTTCGGCGGCGTGATGGCGCGGGTGCGGGACATCCGCGACCGGTGGCGCCAGAGCGTGCGCGAGTACGTCGAGGACTCGGCGGTGGAGCTGGTGCGGGCCGAGGCGCGGTTCGTCGGCGAGCGGACGGTGGAGGCGGGCGGCGAGCAATACCGGGCGCCGCTGGTGCTGATCGACACGGGCCGTCGGTCGCGGATTCCGCCGATCGAAGGGCTGCAGGACGGTCCGTACCTGTCGGCGGAGAACTTCTTTGAGTTGACGGAGATGCCGGATCGCACCGCGGTGCTGGGCGCGGGCTACGTCGGCTTGGAGTTGGGTCAGGGACTGGCGCGGCTGGGCAGTCGGGTGACGATCATCGATCGTGCGGATCACGCGCTGGTACTGGAAGAGCCGCAGGTGGGAGAGGCGGTGGCCCAGAGTCTCAAGCGGGACGGGATCGATCTGCGGCTGAAAACGACGATCGAGCGGGTACGGCGCGACCGCGGGAAAGTGCAGATGACCCTTTCGACGGGCGGCACGCTGGAGGCCGATGCGATCCTGGTGGCGGCGGGACGGGCGCCGAATACCGAAGCCCTTGACCTGGCCAGGACCGGCGTGGAGACAGACGAGGATGGCTGCGTGCGGGTCAACCAGCATCTGGAGACGGCGTGCGAAGGCGTCTATGCGATCGGCGACGTGGCGGGCCAACCGCCGTTCACGCACGTTTCGTGGGAGGATCACCGCCGCGTGCTGGGCGTGCTGGACGGCGAGTCGCGGCGGCGCGACGATCGCGCCGTGGGCTACGCCGTGTTCACAGATCCGCAGGTCGGACGGGCGGGACTGACGCTCGATCAGGCCAGGCGGCGGGGCCTGGCGGTGCGCGAGGTGTCGATGCCGGTGGCGGAGACGGCGCGGGGAATCGAATGGGGCCAGACGATCGGGTTCTATCGCGTGGTGGTGGAAGAGCCCAGCGGCCGGATCATCGGCGCGACGCTGGTCGGCGACGAGGCGGGCGAACTGGTCAGCATCTTTCTGGTGATGATGGAAGGCGGCGACGACTGGCGGGTGATGGAGCGGACGATGAACATCCATCCGACGTACGCGGAGGGGATACCCATCCTTAAACAAGAACCCGCACAACGAGAGCTCCATCATCTGCTTTTCTTCCGCTCGGGGTGGCCGCACCGCCAATGCACTTGATTAACGCCAAACATTCTCCCCCCACTCCGCCTCAAGC
The window above is part of the Phycisphaerae bacterium genome. Proteins encoded here:
- a CDS encoding FAD-dependent oxidoreductase translates to MRDVDVIVIGSGQGGVPFAVKMSYRGKRTALIERSDLGGSCVNFGCTPSKAFLGSAQAIGRARHAAGLGAECRVKAHFGGVMARVRDIRDRWRQSVREYVEDSAVELVRAEARFVGERTVEAGGEQYRAPLVLIDTGRRSRIPPIEGLQDGPYLSAENFFELTEMPDRTAVLGAGYVGLELGQGLARLGSRVTIIDRADHALVLEEPQVGEAVAQSLKRDGIDLRLKTTIERVRRDRGKVQMTLSTGGTLEADAILVAAGRAPNTEALDLARTGVETDEDGCVRVNQHLETACEGVYAIGDVAGQPPFTHVSWEDHRRVLGVLDGESRRRDDRAVGYAVFTDPQVGRAGLTLDQARRRGLAVREVSMPVAETARGIEWGQTIGFYRVVVEEPSGRIIGATLVGDEAGELVSIFLVMMEGGDDWRVMERTMNIHPTYAEGIPILKQEPAQRELHHLLFFRSGWPHRQCT